In the genome of Flexistipes sinusarabici DSM 4947, one region contains:
- the recJ gene encoding single-stranded-DNA-specific exonuclease RecJ, with amino-acid sequence MEKACEVSYDKSPKYRWVYKKPDESLLRELKFSCSVSRPVAEILIRRGIFDKNSVNSFFDTPLRNLLNPFLMKGIQEAVERISVALDKKEKICIYGDYDVDGVSSTALVYLFFNDIGIKSEYYVPNRLHEGYSLNYKAIDSIKESGCSLIITVDCGITSVDEIAYAKSKGIDVIVTDHHQPAEKLPEDAYAIIDPYQPGDSYPFKDLAGVGVAYKLIMALKFYLQKHRPEKVLPNLREYLDIVALGTIADVVPLIGENRIFVKHGLKILALPGCRVGLEELKKVTGLTGSKINAVHVGYVLAPRINAVGRLGSCDRGVKLFIETNRDNARWLAEELEMENKYRQGIERKILRQSYEKVERFALHKKYKGLVLYSEEWHPGVISTIASRVMEKYFRPTIIVTIENGVGKGSARSIPAFNLYDGLKSMSDLLMTFGGHKYAAGIKVESFNIKKLQKEFHKIIISELDDNDFIPELKIDTHVDADEINVNLVKMLHKMRPFGPGNPEPVFCMTKVKKYQPFTFIGRERKHLKGFIEKNGRFFEIIGYNFRDYQEYLSDCDTFDILFVPEFNFWAGENSVQLKIKDIKRSE; translated from the coding sequence ATGGAGAAAGCTTGTGAAGTAAGCTACGACAAAAGTCCAAAATACCGTTGGGTCTACAAAAAACCGGATGAAAGTTTGTTAAGAGAACTCAAATTCAGTTGTTCTGTAAGTAGACCGGTGGCTGAAATTTTGATTCGTCGTGGCATATTTGATAAAAACAGTGTTAATTCTTTTTTCGACACACCCTTGAGGAATCTTTTAAATCCTTTTTTAATGAAAGGAATTCAGGAGGCTGTAGAGCGTATATCTGTAGCTTTAGACAAAAAAGAAAAGATTTGCATCTACGGTGATTACGATGTTGACGGTGTATCTTCAACAGCTTTGGTGTATCTTTTTTTTAATGATATCGGGATTAAATCGGAATATTATGTGCCGAACCGGCTCCATGAGGGGTACAGCCTCAATTATAAAGCAATTGACAGTATAAAGGAATCGGGATGTTCCCTGATCATTACAGTGGACTGCGGCATTACATCTGTTGATGAGATTGCATATGCTAAATCGAAAGGGATTGATGTTATAGTTACCGATCATCATCAGCCGGCTGAAAAGCTTCCTGAAGATGCGTATGCTATTATCGACCCTTATCAGCCCGGCGATTCTTATCCTTTTAAAGATTTGGCCGGAGTAGGTGTTGCCTACAAGCTGATTATGGCTCTCAAGTTTTATCTTCAAAAGCACCGCCCTGAGAAAGTGCTGCCCAATTTGCGCGAATACCTTGATATTGTGGCGCTGGGAACAATTGCCGATGTAGTACCTTTGATCGGTGAAAATAGAATTTTTGTGAAGCACGGTTTGAAAATTTTGGCGCTTCCCGGATGCAGAGTAGGTCTCGAAGAGCTGAAAAAGGTTACAGGGCTTACAGGCTCAAAAATTAATGCTGTTCATGTGGGATATGTTCTTGCACCAAGGATCAATGCTGTCGGAAGGCTGGGAAGCTGCGACAGGGGTGTTAAGCTTTTCATAGAGACAAACAGAGACAATGCCAGGTGGCTTGCTGAAGAGCTTGAAATGGAAAATAAATACAGGCAGGGAATTGAGCGGAAAATTTTACGCCAATCCTATGAAAAAGTAGAACGTTTTGCCCTGCATAAAAAATACAAAGGTCTTGTTCTGTATTCAGAGGAGTGGCATCCGGGAGTTATCAGTACAATAGCTTCAAGGGTTATGGAAAAGTATTTCCGGCCCACGATAATCGTAACAATTGAAAACGGTGTCGGCAAAGGCTCTGCAAGAAGTATCCCCGCATTCAATCTTTACGACGGTTTGAAGAGTATGTCCGATTTGCTGATGACCTTCGGAGGGCATAAATATGCAGCCGGAATCAAAGTGGAGTCTTTTAACATAAAAAAACTGCAAAAGGAATTTCACAAAATAATTATTTCTGAACTCGATGACAATGATTTTATACCTGAATTAAAAATAGATACTCATGTGGATGCTGATGAAATTAACGTAAACCTGGTTAAAATGCTGCATAAAATGAGACCATTCGGCCCCGGAAACCCGGAGCCCGTTTTCTGTATGACTAAAGTAAAGAAGTACCAGCCTTTTACTTTTATAGGCAGGGAAAGGAAACACTTGAAAGGTTTTATAGAAAAAAACGGCAGGTTTTTTGAGATTATAGGTTATAATTTTAGAGATTATCAGGAATATCTGAGTGACTGCGATACTTTTGACATTTTATTTGTTCCGGAATTTAATTTTTGGGCGGGTGAAAATAGTGTGCAGTTGAAAATTAAAGATATTAAGAGGAGTGAATGA
- a CDS encoding RelA/SpoT family protein → MSSQKLVRLMDIQDILKKNGISDLEKLHKAYVYAAQKYRGQQRKSGEPYLSHPLNVAYILAEMNMDLDTVIGGILHDTLEDTDATYEELAEMFGEDIAFIVDGVSKIGKIKFKSSEEKQAENFRKMLISMSKDVRVIVIKHADRLHNMRTIDHLDEEKRKRVAKETLEIYAPLAHRLGIAWIKWEMEDMCFRVLNPEMYYDIYNKVKLKRSERESYLNEIISILKSHMKEEKIDAEIFGRPKHFYSIYNKMVKKKSSFNEIYDLLALRILVNSVPECYAVLGLIHSLWKPIQGRFKDYIAMPKSNMYQSLHTTVIGPKGMTVEFQIRTHRMNRIAEEGIAAHWKYKEGKPFDPKENKSFVWLRQLLDQKELKRPQDLVDALKEDILPAQIYLFTPAGDVVELPRGSTPIDFAYNIHSEVGNTCVGAKVNGRMVPLRYKLRSGEKVEVLTSSNQEPRRDWLNFVKTNRAKTRIRSFLRKKEQDRAIQIGHDLLEKEFKNNDLKLKDIVSNSKDLEKILNKFNLSDEEDIYKNIGFGRLSAKQVLHLFVAADEKEEDVISKPSPKKGEPFKIEGVDNVMVKVAKCCNPLPGDDVKGYVSRGRGVIVHKADCKNLENIALDDDRVIDVVWDSSQKYKMVVRLYTVTEDRPGMINELTTIMNNLGVNIVEMSAKSSGDTKAKQSYHIEVSSKDQLQKVKDKIKSIKGVYSVVTR, encoded by the coding sequence ATGAGCAGCCAGAAGCTTGTCCGCCTGATGGATATTCAGGATATTTTAAAGAAAAACGGTATCAGCGATCTTGAAAAGCTGCATAAAGCTTATGTATATGCAGCACAGAAATACCGCGGACAGCAGCGCAAAAGCGGTGAACCTTATCTTTCCCACCCTCTTAATGTCGCTTATATTCTGGCAGAAATGAACATGGATTTGGATACAGTAATAGGCGGGATACTGCATGATACATTAGAAGATACCGATGCCACTTATGAAGAACTTGCTGAGATGTTTGGCGAGGATATTGCTTTTATTGTGGATGGTGTCTCCAAAATAGGAAAGATTAAATTCAAATCCTCTGAAGAAAAGCAGGCTGAAAACTTTCGAAAAATGCTGATTTCCATGTCGAAAGATGTGAGGGTTATTGTTATTAAGCATGCTGACAGGCTGCATAATATGCGCACAATTGACCATCTGGACGAGGAAAAACGCAAAAGGGTGGCAAAAGAAACGCTTGAAATTTATGCCCCTCTTGCTCACAGGCTGGGAATTGCCTGGATTAAATGGGAAATGGAAGATATGTGCTTCAGGGTTTTAAACCCTGAAATGTATTACGACATATACAACAAAGTAAAATTAAAAAGAAGCGAGCGGGAGAGCTATCTTAACGAAATAATATCAATTCTTAAATCCCACATGAAAGAGGAAAAGATAGATGCTGAAATTTTCGGCAGGCCGAAACATTTTTACAGTATTTACAATAAGATGGTGAAAAAGAAATCGTCCTTTAATGAAATTTATGATCTTCTTGCATTGCGTATTCTGGTGAACTCTGTTCCGGAATGCTATGCTGTTCTCGGGCTGATACATTCACTTTGGAAGCCTATACAGGGGAGGTTTAAGGACTATATAGCAATGCCAAAATCCAACATGTATCAGTCGCTTCATACTACGGTAATAGGGCCTAAAGGGATGACGGTTGAATTCCAGATACGTACCCACAGGATGAACAGGATTGCCGAAGAGGGTATTGCTGCCCACTGGAAGTACAAAGAAGGCAAACCTTTCGACCCCAAGGAAAACAAGTCTTTCGTTTGGCTGAGACAGCTGCTGGATCAAAAAGAGTTGAAAAGGCCTCAGGATCTTGTGGATGCATTGAAAGAGGATATCCTTCCTGCCCAGATATATCTGTTCACTCCGGCCGGGGACGTGGTTGAACTGCCCAGAGGCTCTACACCGATTGATTTTGCCTATAATATACATTCGGAAGTGGGCAATACGTGCGTTGGAGCCAAGGTGAACGGAAGAATGGTCCCCCTGCGCTATAAGCTTAGGAGCGGGGAGAAGGTTGAAGTCCTTACTTCATCCAATCAGGAGCCCCGGAGGGACTGGCTTAATTTTGTGAAAACAAACAGAGCAAAGACCCGGATACGAAGTTTTCTGAGGAAAAAAGAACAGGATCGTGCAATACAGATCGGGCATGACCTTCTGGAGAAAGAGTTTAAAAATAATGATCTGAAGCTGAAAGATATTGTGTCAAACTCGAAGGATCTTGAAAAAATACTGAATAAATTTAATCTTTCAGATGAGGAAGATATTTATAAGAATATAGGGTTCGGACGTCTTTCAGCCAAACAGGTGCTTCATCTGTTTGTGGCGGCTGATGAAAAGGAAGAGGATGTTATCTCCAAGCCCTCGCCCAAAAAAGGTGAGCCTTTTAAAATAGAGGGTGTTGATAATGTGATGGTCAAAGTTGCAAAATGCTGCAACCCTTTGCCGGGAGATGATGTGAAAGGGTATGTGAGCCGTGGAAGAGGAGTCATTGTGCACAAAGCCGATTGTAAAAATCTCGAAAATATTGCTTTGGATGATGACAGGGTAATCGATGTTGTCTGGGACAGCTCCCAGAAATATAAGATGGTTGTCAGACTGTATACGGTTACTGAGGACAGGCCCGGTATGATTAATGAGCTTACTACCATCATGAACAACCTAGGTGTGAACATCGTGGAGATGTCAGCAAAATCCAGCGGTGATACAAAAGCAAAACAGAGCTATCATATAGAGGTTTCAAGTAAAGATCAGCTGCAGAAAGTGAAGGATAAGATTAAATCCATTAAGGGTGTGTACAGCGTAGTAACAAGATAA
- the rpmB gene encoding 50S ribosomal protein L28: MAKRCDICGKGPMFGSTISHAHNVSKRVFYPNVHKMKVLDENGKITRKKVCTKCLKSGKVRKA, from the coding sequence ATGGCAAAAAGATGCGATATCTGCGGGAAAGGCCCGATGTTCGGCAGTACAATCAGTCACGCTCACAATGTAAGCAAAAGGGTTTTTTATCCTAATGTACATAAGATGAAAGTTCTGGATGAGAACGGCAAAATCACCAGAAAAAAAGTTTGTACAAAATGTCTGAAATCCGGCAAAGTTCGTAAAGCTTAA
- a CDS encoding DUF1858 domain-containing protein: MSITKDQLIADILKENPGSVEVFEKFNMGCVSCLGVQNETLEKGCTMHGLDVNEVLKELKKIEKK, encoded by the coding sequence ATGAGCATTACAAAAGATCAGTTGATAGCGGATATTTTAAAGGAAAATCCGGGAAGTGTGGAGGTTTTCGAGAAATTTAACATGGGTTGCGTAAGCTGTCTTGGCGTTCAGAATGAAACCCTTGAAAAGGGGTGCACTATGCACGGCCTTGATGTGAATGAAGTGTTGAAAGAGTTGAAAAAAATAGAAAAAAAGTAA
- the trmB gene encoding tRNA (guanosine(46)-N7)-methyltransferase TrmB yields MQSELSERQLQKLELNFEENLYIYSDSIKDQLLPFTDYETINLNEFLKDNNSLNVEIGIGNGEFLAHLAENYPDENFLGFEVVKRVFKKAVSRIQRKRLENVKLVHYDGSFFVSLLPEKSVSNFYVNFPDPWPKKKHHKRRLLKTPFLKLLARKLKNDGTLYMVTDHENYAKEIMTNLIPVDDLTSAFKSVYVNELVDYYPTKYYRKFANPGSVFFFKMKKL; encoded by the coding sequence ATGCAATCTGAATTGAGCGAACGACAACTTCAAAAACTTGAACTGAATTTTGAAGAAAATTTGTATATTTATTCCGATAGCATCAAGGATCAGCTGCTCCCTTTTACCGACTACGAGACGATTAATCTTAATGAGTTTCTTAAGGATAACAATAGCCTGAATGTTGAGATTGGTATTGGCAACGGTGAGTTCCTTGCACACTTGGCTGAAAATTATCCGGATGAGAATTTTTTAGGTTTTGAAGTAGTGAAGAGGGTTTTTAAAAAAGCAGTTTCACGTATTCAGAGAAAGCGTCTGGAAAATGTGAAGCTTGTTCATTATGACGGGAGTTTTTTTGTGAGCCTGCTGCCGGAGAAAAGTGTAAGCAACTTTTATGTAAATTTTCCTGACCCGTGGCCCAAAAAGAAACATCATAAAAGAAGACTCCTGAAAACCCCTTTTTTAAAACTTTTAGCCAGGAAACTTAAAAATGACGGCACCCTGTATATGGTTACCGATCATGAAAATTATGCAAAGGAAATTATGACAAACCTTATTCCTGTTGATGATTTAACTTCAGCATTCAAAAGTGTTTATGTTAATGAGCTGGTTGATTATTACCCAACGAAATATTACAGGAAGTTTGCGAATCCCGGCAGTGTATTCTTTTTCAAAATGAAGAAGTTATAA
- a CDS encoding NfeD family protein, with amino-acid sequence MRKLILLLLSLFVFSSTISYAETFKKAFTIKIDGVITGYTHKYISLALNKAEKNKGVLIIKLDTPGGLLGATRNIVQTILESETPVITYVSPQGARAGSAGSFIVLASHYAAMSEGSNIGAAHPVSFTGEDIKGDMAEKIVNDTVAFIKSIAEKRNRNAEVAAKMVTESLSLTASQALEKNIVNSVVNSEELLLKKAADKLNISENVNIKQLKPTTLQKTAFFLSDPNVLVLLLMIGVLAVILEFKMPGTLIFAGVGAVAIILFLFGINIIPINFLSLLLVIAGFGLLVAEMFIPSFGLLTLASIVSMVFGLYLMFDRQGNMGIHVSVWLILSLVIGVVAVAAVIGRLILKDFKRKPAAGMDNLIGMKGRVMAFGNGSGKVFVNGEIWNFLSDEELAENEEVVITGYDNMTLTAGKKDKGGSVG; translated from the coding sequence ATGAGAAAATTAATTTTACTTTTACTATCCCTTTTTGTTTTTTCCTCAACTATTTCTTATGCTGAAACCTTTAAGAAAGCTTTTACCATTAAAATAGACGGTGTCATTACAGGATATACGCACAAATATATTTCGTTGGCGCTTAATAAGGCTGAAAAGAATAAGGGGGTGCTTATTATTAAGCTGGACACTCCCGGCGGGCTTCTGGGAGCCACGAGGAATATAGTTCAAACAATTCTTGAATCCGAGACTCCCGTGATAACATATGTGTCTCCTCAGGGAGCAAGGGCAGGTTCTGCCGGCAGCTTTATAGTGCTGGCCTCACATTATGCGGCAATGTCTGAAGGAAGCAATATAGGTGCGGCTCATCCGGTCAGCTTTACAGGTGAAGATATCAAAGGGGACATGGCTGAGAAAATTGTCAATGACACAGTGGCTTTTATTAAGTCCATTGCCGAAAAACGAAACCGTAATGCTGAAGTGGCTGCAAAAATGGTGACGGAATCACTGAGTCTCACAGCTTCTCAGGCTTTGGAAAAAAATATTGTTAACAGCGTTGTTAATTCCGAAGAATTGCTTTTAAAAAAAGCGGCAGATAAACTAAATATCTCCGAAAATGTAAATATTAAGCAGCTGAAACCAACCACTCTGCAGAAAACAGCTTTTTTTCTGAGTGATCCGAATGTGCTTGTTTTATTGTTAATGATAGGGGTTTTGGCCGTAATCTTAGAATTTAAGATGCCCGGGACATTAATTTTTGCAGGAGTCGGGGCAGTGGCGATAATATTGTTTCTCTTCGGTATCAATATTATACCGATAAATTTTTTGAGTTTACTATTGGTAATTGCAGGTTTCGGACTTTTGGTAGCAGAAATGTTTATACCCAGTTTCGGGCTTTTAACATTGGCTTCCATTGTCAGCATGGTCTTTGGTTTGTATTTAATGTTTGACAGGCAGGGAAATATGGGAATTCATGTTTCGGTGTGGTTGATTTTATCACTTGTAATTGGTGTGGTGGCGGTGGCGGCTGTTATCGGAAGACTGATTTTAAAGGATTTTAAAAGGAAACCAGCAGCCGGGATGGACAATCTAATAGGGATGAAAGGTCGTGTAATGGCCTTTGGAAACGGCAGTGGCAAAGTTTTCGTGAACGGTGAAATTTGGAATTTCTTATCCGATGAGGAGCTTGCAGAAAATGAGGAGGTGGTGATAACAGGCTACGATAATATGACACTTACTGCCGGAAAAAAAGATAAAGGAGGAAGTGTTGGCTAA
- a CDS encoding DUF493 domain-containing protein — protein sequence MANRFDELMEFPSIYTFKIIGKNSGTFKKDVQNLKTEDREWEQTEALSKGDNYISFRLTTVIENSDELEYFYRHISKIRDLHFYV from the coding sequence TTGGCTAACAGGTTTGACGAACTGATGGAGTTTCCATCCATTTACACCTTTAAAATTATCGGGAAAAATTCAGGAACATTTAAAAAAGATGTTCAGAATTTAAAGACTGAGGACAGGGAATGGGAGCAGACCGAAGCACTCAGTAAGGGTGATAACTATATCAGTTTCAGGCTTACTACGGTAATTGAGAATTCGGACGAGCTGGAATACTTTTACAGACATATAAGTAAAATAAGGGATTTGCATTTTTACGTTTAA
- a CDS encoding universal stress protein — MSIYKNILVMTDFSVDSDNAVKTAGVMAKKLGAKLFILHVIHDESKLNTYISSRIYNTIKEMIDKETAELYEKMDDRIPEIAGVDYKKILRRGVPSEECLLEIDKGDYDLVVIGSHGKSGLKKFVMGSTAEKVLKKSPISVHVTKNPAQ; from the coding sequence ATGAGTATATACAAAAACATACTTGTGATGACTGATTTTTCGGTTGACTCAGACAATGCTGTAAAAACTGCCGGGGTTATGGCAAAAAAACTCGGGGCAAAGCTTTTTATTTTGCATGTTATCCACGATGAGAGCAAGCTTAATACGTACATCTCAAGCCGGATATACAACACAATTAAGGAAATGATTGATAAGGAAACCGCTGAGCTTTATGAGAAGATGGATGACAGAATCCCTGAGATTGCCGGCGTGGACTATAAAAAAATATTACGGCGCGGTGTCCCGTCCGAAGAGTGTCTGCTTGAGATAGACAAGGGGGATTACGATCTTGTTGTTATAGGTTCCCACGGCAAAAGCGGGCTGAAAAAATTTGTTATGGGGAGTACCGCTGAGAAAGTACTTAAAAAATCCCCTATCAGCGTCCATGTTACAAAAAATCCTGCTCAGTAA
- a CDS encoding TRAP transporter permease — protein sequence MAKNKHKSAEDYLKEESGEFRELKKFEKILINIVALSWTIFQLLLPSFLMINSTWVRCIHLAFALTLAYLMLPMFKYPKNKFTKFLSPLNKIGYLDYVFAIIAPVVATYLIWEWQDLLFRAGLPNLQDVIFGLALVILLLEATRRSIGTPLSVIALLFSLYGFFAESMPGVFAFKNVTIEKYVSQISLSTEGILGIPIGVSATIVFLFVLMGAMLDRAGAGQYFIDLAVSLLGRFRGGPAKASVVASGMSGMVSGSSIANVVTTGTFTIPLMKKVGYPPRKAAAVEVAASTNGQLMPPIMGAAAFIIAEYCNVSYIEVIKAAAVPAFASYAALFYITHLEACKLGIRGMTKEELPEFKKTFLSGLHYLIPIIWLIYELVVIRHSPQLAAYNTVLLLIVIIFYQEIKKAFTEKTGIVNGIKNSIYLVGSGFITGAKNMVGVALATASAGIVVGVVSLGLGGMITQIVDVLAQGNIYLLLLITAVASLLLGMGLPTTANYIVMASLTAPIIVQVGADYGFVVPLLAAHLFVFFFGILADDTPPVGLAAYAASAIADSPPISTGVQGFAYDIRTAIIPFMFIFNHDLILDGINSWPFGLFIFAMTLMASLIFSSAVQGWFLTKNKLFELPILLASSLLFYRPGIVTDIFNLNDDWKYYFYGLAFGILLIVIVSQKIRIRLGAPT from the coding sequence ATGGCTAAAAACAAACACAAATCAGCTGAAGACTATCTCAAGGAAGAATCCGGGGAATTCAGAGAATTAAAAAAATTTGAAAAAATATTAATAAATATTGTGGCACTTTCATGGACAATTTTCCAGCTTCTTTTACCAAGTTTTCTTATGATAAACAGCACCTGGGTCAGATGTATACACTTGGCCTTTGCCCTGACTTTGGCTTATCTTATGCTTCCGATGTTCAAATATCCGAAAAACAAATTTACCAAATTTTTATCTCCTCTTAATAAAATAGGTTATCTTGACTATGTTTTTGCAATTATTGCCCCTGTTGTGGCAACTTATTTGATATGGGAATGGCAGGACTTATTGTTTCGTGCCGGGCTTCCCAATCTGCAGGATGTAATATTCGGTCTTGCTCTTGTCATTCTTCTGTTGGAGGCAACACGAAGATCAATAGGCACACCCCTTTCGGTAATTGCTCTTTTATTCTCACTGTATGGTTTTTTTGCAGAAAGCATGCCCGGAGTATTTGCTTTCAAAAATGTAACAATTGAAAAATATGTAAGCCAGATATCCCTTTCAACTGAGGGAATTTTAGGCATTCCCATAGGGGTATCGGCCACCATTGTTTTTCTCTTTGTTCTTATGGGAGCAATGCTGGACAGAGCAGGAGCAGGACAGTATTTTATAGACCTGGCGGTATCGCTTTTGGGAAGATTCAGAGGAGGACCTGCAAAAGCTTCCGTTGTGGCAAGCGGGATGAGCGGAATGGTTTCCGGTTCCAGTATTGCCAACGTTGTAACCACCGGTACATTCACAATACCTTTGATGAAAAAAGTCGGCTACCCGCCTCGAAAAGCGGCAGCTGTTGAAGTTGCTGCCAGCACAAACGGTCAGCTTATGCCGCCCATCATGGGGGCTGCGGCTTTTATTATCGCCGAATACTGCAATGTTTCCTATATCGAGGTCATCAAAGCGGCTGCTGTGCCGGCTTTTGCTTCATACGCCGCCCTTTTTTACATAACGCATCTTGAAGCATGCAAACTGGGTATCAGAGGAATGACAAAGGAAGAACTGCCGGAGTTTAAAAAAACCTTTCTTTCAGGGCTGCATTATCTTATACCTATCATCTGGCTAATCTATGAATTGGTGGTTATCAGACATTCTCCGCAGCTGGCTGCCTATAATACAGTTTTGCTGCTTATCGTTATAATCTTTTATCAGGAAATCAAAAAAGCTTTTACTGAAAAAACAGGTATTGTCAACGGTATCAAGAACAGTATATATCTTGTGGGAAGCGGTTTTATAACTGGTGCCAAAAATATGGTGGGCGTTGCTCTTGCAACAGCGTCAGCAGGTATTGTAGTGGGGGTTGTTTCTCTCGGGCTCGGCGGAATGATCACTCAAATTGTCGATGTGCTTGCACAGGGAAATATCTACCTACTGCTTTTAATTACCGCTGTGGCCAGTCTGCTTCTGGGTATGGGCCTTCCCACCACAGCAAACTACATCGTCATGGCATCTCTTACGGCGCCTATTATCGTACAGGTGGGAGCTGACTACGGATTTGTAGTTCCGTTGCTTGCTGCTCATCTTTTCGTATTTTTCTTCGGGATTCTTGCAGACGACACGCCTCCGGTGGGTCTGGCGGCTTACGCTGCCTCTGCCATTGCAGATTCACCCCCCATATCTACAGGGGTACAGGGATTCGCCTACGACATACGGACAGCAATTATACCTTTTATGTTTATCTTTAACCATGACCTGATACTGGACGGAATAAATTCGTGGCCATTCGGTCTGTTTATTTTTGCAATGACGTTAATGGCTTCTTTGATTTTCTCAAGTGCAGTACAGGGTTGGTTTCTGACAAAAAATAAACTCTTTGAACTGCCTATACTTCTTGCATCCAGTTTGCTGTTTTACAGACCGGGCATTGTCACAGATATTTTCAATTTAAATGATGACTGGAAATATTACTTTTACGGTTTGGCTTTTGGTATCCTGCTGATTGTTATTGTTAGTCAGAAAATAAGAATCAGATTAGGCGCTCCGACCTAA
- a CDS encoding TAXI family TRAP transporter solute-binding subunit: protein MRKLVLLSLVLCFSLVFSLPVFSKTFVTIGTGGVTGVYYPTGGAISKMVNSKADEYGIKATVESTGGSVYNINAVLAGNLAFGICQSDRQFQAVNGLAEWKNRGPQKDLRSVFSIHPESVTLVASVASGIKSPEDLKGKRVNLGNPGSGQLQNSKDVLSAFGMTPEDVQAAYVKAVEAPGLLQDERLDAFFYTVGHPAGNIKEATSGRIKVRIVPVDGEPIEKLIEKKPYYAIGKIDMSNYPMAANADAGMVPSLGVKATLVTRASLDEDIVYAITKEVFENFEQFKSLHPAYSVLSKKDMLQGLSAPLHKGAVKYYKEAGLLKYVDPDLY, encoded by the coding sequence ATGAGAAAATTAGTATTACTGTCACTTGTGTTATGTTTCTCCCTGGTATTCAGCCTGCCTGTATTTTCAAAAACGTTCGTAACGATTGGAACAGGCGGCGTTACCGGCGTTTACTACCCCACAGGCGGTGCCATTTCCAAAATGGTTAACAGCAAAGCCGATGAATATGGTATTAAAGCCACAGTTGAGTCAACGGGCGGATCTGTTTATAACATCAATGCCGTGCTTGCCGGTAACCTGGCATTTGGTATTTGCCAGTCAGACAGACAGTTTCAAGCTGTAAACGGCTTGGCTGAATGGAAAAACAGAGGACCGCAGAAAGACCTCAGATCCGTGTTTTCAATTCACCCTGAATCGGTAACCCTCGTTGCTTCTGTAGCAAGCGGAATAAAATCTCCCGAAGATCTTAAAGGTAAACGAGTAAACCTTGGAAACCCCGGTTCCGGACAGCTTCAGAACTCCAAAGATGTTTTGTCAGCTTTCGGCATGACTCCTGAAGATGTTCAGGCAGCTTATGTGAAGGCAGTTGAAGCACCCGGTCTTCTTCAGGATGAAAGACTTGACGCTTTCTTCTACACAGTGGGACACCCGGCAGGAAACATCAAAGAAGCCACATCAGGCAGAATAAAAGTCAGAATTGTTCCTGTGGATGGTGAGCCTATCGAAAAACTTATTGAGAAGAAACCTTATTATGCAATAGGTAAAATCGATATGTCAAACTACCCTATGGCAGCAAATGCAGATGCTGGAATGGTTCCTTCTCTCGGTGTAAAGGCAACATTAGTCACCCGTGCCAGCCTGGATGAAGACATCGTTTACGCTATTACAAAAGAGGTTTTTGAAAACTTTGAGCAGTTTAAAAGCTTGCACCCGGCATACTCAGTCCTGAGTAAAAAAGATATGCTGCAGGGTCTTTCCGCTCCACTGCATAAAGGAGCTGTAAAGTATTACAAGGAAGCAGGGCTGCTGAAATACGTAGACCCTGATCTTTATTAA